From Ptiloglossa arizonensis isolate GNS036 chromosome 14, iyPtiAriz1_principal, whole genome shotgun sequence, the proteins below share one genomic window:
- the Fuss gene encoding SKI family transcriptional corepressor fussel isoform X1, which translates to MDGASCALETWSPRMDVPAVLSMPPITAPQKSAQSPQPQSHSKSSQELQVGTVSIYGIRIVSLVIEGQERLCLAQISNTLLKQFSYNEIHNRRVALGINCVQCTPVQLEILRRAGAMPASSRRCGMITRREAERLCKSFLCDNAPPRLSFVQRLPEDFAFPVHHECSWGCRGAFLPSRYNSSRAKCIKCKYCGLFFSPNKFIFHSHQIGPQDKHVEPNAANFNSWRRHMKLSGNPPDDVVHAWEDVKAMFNGGTRKRLLNNPSSRESPSPAKRPRSSPTAQISALVPSPTHSRVPPFPELPLPLSRSLVMDYVWHQHQQAAAVAAAKTPGFPFPPYALPWLAKNSPVLFPGPLPPPISGSSPTEPLIPTVNPSVHQSAFRPVIRGPPIVEPVAREQPPDTSVTNNEDNSDDEVDIETTEDDPVTPLNITVQNLHSVSKSVSNGHNGRNSPQCWSPPRETEREAEKIAEEATAVRDVKPKLQPPRSPDNWQGNTFYRHLDVINGNEPTERTGSDCSACRPRGIFYGQIHSPSASAN; encoded by the exons GATGGACGTGCCAGCGGTATTATCGATGCCGCCGATAACCGCGCCCCAAAAATCAGCACAATCGCCACAGCCACAGTCGCATTCGAAATCCAGTCAG GAGTTACAGGTGGGCACGGTCTCTATCTACGGGATTCGCATCGTGTCCCTCGTGATCGAGGGCCAGGAGCGGCTATGTTTGGCGCAGATCAGCAACACGTTGCTGAAACAGTTCAGTTACAACGAGATTCACAATCGGCGAGTGGCGTTGGGCATCAACTGCGTGCAATGCACACCGGTCCAGTTAGAGATACTCCGTCGCGCCGGTGCCATGCCCGCTTCCTCAAGAAGATGCGGCATGATTACGCGAAGGGAAGCCGAGCGTCTCTGCAAATCGTTCCTCTGCGACAATGCGCCACCCAG GTTGTCGTTTGTTCAAAGATTGCCGGAGGATTTCGCGTTCCCGGTCCACCACGAGTGCTCATGGGGTTGCCGCGGAGCGTTTCTCCCGTCTCGTTACAACAGCTCGCGGGCCAAGTGCATAAAGTGCAAATACTGCGGGTTGTTCTTCTCTCCGAACAAGTTCATCTTTCACTCGCACCAGATCGGGCCACAGGACAAGCACGTGGAGCCGAACGCGGCGAACTTCAATTCCTGGCGTCGTCACATGAAACTGTCCGGGAATCCGCCGGACGACGTGGTCCACGCCTGGGAGGACGTTAAAGCGATGTTCAACGGCGGGACTAGAAAACGATTACTTAATAATCCATCTTCAAGAGAATCGCCGAGCCCGGCCAAACGGCCGAGATCGTCCCCCACCGCACAGATATCCGCCCTTGTCCCGTCGCCCACGCATTCACGTGTGCCGCCATTTCCGGAATTGCCTCTGCCCCTCTCGAGGAGTCTCGTCATGGACTACGTGTGGCATCAGCATCAGCAGGCAGCCGCCGTCGCTGCAGCCAAAACTCCTGGTTTCCCGTTTCCGCCCTACGCTCTACCGTGGTTGGCCAAGAACAGTCCTGTATTGTTTCCTG GACCTTTACCACCACCCATAAGCGGTTCAAGCCCTACGGAACCACTGATACCAACGGTGAATCCATCGGTTCATCAGTCTGCCTTTCGTCCTGTCATCCGTGGACCACCGATTGTCGAACCAGTGGCACGGGAACAACCACCGGACACCTCGGTGACAAACAACGAGGACAACTCTGACGACGAGGTGGACATCGAGACGACGGAAGACGATCCGGTAACACCTCTCAACATCACTGTTCAGAATCTTCATTCGGTTTCGAAATCGGTCAGCAACGGTCACAATGGTCGCAATTCCCCACAGTGCTGGAGCCCTCCTCGAGAAACG GAAAGAGAAGCTGAAAAAATAGCAGAGGAAGCGACAGCTGTTCGCGACGTCAAACCGAAACTTCAACCTCCGAGAAGTCCTGACAATTGGCAAGGAAACACTTTCTATCGGCATCTGGATGTGATAAACG GAAACGAGCCGACGGAGAGAACGGGCTCGGATTGTTCGGCTTGTCGTCCACGAGGAATATTTTACGGGCAGATTCATAGTCCGTCTGCGTCCGCTAATTAA
- the LOC143154218 gene encoding uncharacterized protein LOC143154218 translates to MSRKAVLGRAMLSSLDAQNNEFVDSSSMSQTDSWKFIDNFVRQNFIPDTLDQLNDQIKLEPKLTLAVPDSQSLRGNGEETLSQSFEPEQKPVDDTKTKENKSKPVSKGAERKGALKNGQKPKKNLKLIAATKSTVKRSTKKKNVNVAAASGSAMKNSTETKTKNTARNKRKTTEPEHQTATEMVQSRDSVLPFKTSTPERHEKQETPKKCICGNTINESSQKSAKKDEGKENVDVTARTIVNDCGQKRAKKQDNVEKNENVRSKEKVSKHDEQTENVATDTAQTMRYESPQKSVKKEEKGEINENARSKICKKVLKRNKRNENMVMVTARTIKKDCAQKCIKKEDNFEKNKNVRSKGKVSKHDERNKNLMKSVGKIKIKKYKKRLLEKGNKQLIRIIREIDDEEVRAEQAIEELSYNLSNIVKTMVYVQGETKTDRFKKNLHENIQLNKIIREIRDEEIKVQQAIEEFSRRLTNIAKTMRHIQESSLNSGTEDDDSSDFSEGSSYTSSSSFPCSSSCSCSCHNSSSSNSSYGSDEFSEYTLCSSSESDYSSDI, encoded by the exons ATGAGTCGAAAAGCTGTTCTAGGGAGAGCAATGCTCTCGTCATTAGATGCTCAAAATAATGAATTTGTCGATAGCAGTtcgatgtcgcaaacggattcgtggaaatttatcgataattttgTGCGACAGAATTTTATACCAGACACTTTGGATCAATTGAACGATCAAATAAAGCTCGAGCCAAAACTCACCTTGGCAG TGCCCGATAGCCAAAGTCTGAGAGGAAATGGAGAAGAAACGTTGTCGCAGAGCTTTGAACCCGAACAGAAACCAGTCGACGATACGAAAACGAAGGAAAATAAATCCAAGCCCGTAAGTAAAGGAGCCGAACGTAAAGGAGCATTGAAAAACGGTCAGAAGccgaaaaagaatttaaaattgaTCGCCGCGACGAAGTCTACcgtgaaacgatcgacgaagaagaagaacgtGAATGTCGCGGCAGCTTCTGGCAGCGCAATGAAAAATTcgacagaaacgaagacaaaGAACACTGCGAGGAACAAACGCAAAACTACGGAACCAGAACACCAGACGGCGACAGAAATGGTGCAGAGTAGGGATTCCGTGCTTCCTTTCAAGACGAGTACACCCGAGAGACACGAAAAACAAGAAACGCCTAAAAAATGCATCTGTGGAAACACGATAAATGAGAGCAGCCAGAAATCCGCGAAGAAAGATGAAGGCAAAGAAAACGTTGATGTTACAG CTCGAACGATAGTGAACGATTGCGGCCAGAAGCGTGCGAAGAAACAGGACAACgttgaaaagaatgaaaatgtGCGATCAAAGGAAAAGGTATCGAAACACGACGAACAAACCGAAAACGTGGCAACGGATACAG CTCAAACAATGAGATATGAGTCTCCCCAGAAATCagtgaagaaagaagaaaaaggagaaattaatgaaaatgcGCGATCAAAGATATGCAAGAAGGTATTGAAACgtaacaaaagaaacgaaaatatggtGATGGTTACAG CTCGAACAATAAAAAAGGACTGCGCCCAGAAATGTATAAAGAAAGAGGACAActttgaaaagaataaaaatgtgCGATCAAAGGGAAAGGTATCGAAAcacgacgaacgaaacaaaaactTGATGAAGTCTGTAG GTAAAattaagattaaaaaatataagaaacgtCTGCTCGAAAAAGGAAATAAGCAATTAATCAGAATAATACGAGAAATAGACGACGAGGAAGTGAGAGCTGAACAAGCTATAGAAGAACTTAGTTATAACTTGTCAAATATTGTAAAAACAATGGTTTACGTACAAG GTGAAACTAAAACTGACAGATTTAAGAAAAATCTGCACGAAAATAtccaattaaacaaaataatacgAGAAATACGTGACGAGGAAATAAAAGTTCAACAGGCTATAGAAGAATTTAGTCGTCGCTTGACAAATATTGCAAAAACAATGAGGCATATACAAG AGAGTAGCTTGAATTCTGGCACCGAAGATGATGATTCTTCCGATTTCTCGGAAGGGTCTTCATACACGAGCAGCTCGTCATTTCCTTGTTCCTCCTCCTGTTCCTGTTCATGTCATAATTCTAGCAGCTCCAACAGCTCGTACGGATCCGACGAATTTTCGGAATACACTTTGTGCAGCAGTTCGGAAAGTGACTACTCCAGCGATATCTAA
- the Fuss gene encoding SKI family transcriptional corepressor fussel isoform X4 codes for MDVPAVLSMPPITAPQKSAQSPQPQSHSKSSQELQVGTVSIYGIRIVSLVIEGQERLCLAQISNTLLKQFSYNEIHNRRVALGINCVQCTPVQLEILRRAGAMPASSRRCGMITRREAERLCKSFLCDNAPPRLSFVQRLPEDFAFPVHHECSWGCRGAFLPSRYNSSRAKCIKCKYCGLFFSPNKFIFHSHQIGPQDKHVEPNAANFNSWRRHMKLSGNPPDDVVHAWEDVKAMFNGGTRKRLLNNPSSRESPSPAKRPRSSPTAQISALVPSPTHSRVPPFPELPLPLSRSLVMDYVWHQHQQAAAVAAAKTPGFPFPPYALPWLAKNSPVLFPGPLPPPISGSSPTEPLIPTVNPSVHQSAFRPVIRGPPIVEPVAREQPPDTSVTNNEDNSDDEVDIETTEDDPVTPLNITVQNLHSVSKSVSNGHNGRNSPQCWSPPRETEREAEKIAEEATAVRDVKPKLQPPRSPDNWQGNTFYRHLDVINGNEPTERTGSDCSACRPRGIFYGQIHSPSASAN; via the exons ATGGACGTGCCAGCGGTATTATCGATGCCGCCGATAACCGCGCCCCAAAAATCAGCACAATCGCCACAGCCACAGTCGCATTCGAAATCCAGTCAG GAGTTACAGGTGGGCACGGTCTCTATCTACGGGATTCGCATCGTGTCCCTCGTGATCGAGGGCCAGGAGCGGCTATGTTTGGCGCAGATCAGCAACACGTTGCTGAAACAGTTCAGTTACAACGAGATTCACAATCGGCGAGTGGCGTTGGGCATCAACTGCGTGCAATGCACACCGGTCCAGTTAGAGATACTCCGTCGCGCCGGTGCCATGCCCGCTTCCTCAAGAAGATGCGGCATGATTACGCGAAGGGAAGCCGAGCGTCTCTGCAAATCGTTCCTCTGCGACAATGCGCCACCCAG GTTGTCGTTTGTTCAAAGATTGCCGGAGGATTTCGCGTTCCCGGTCCACCACGAGTGCTCATGGGGTTGCCGCGGAGCGTTTCTCCCGTCTCGTTACAACAGCTCGCGGGCCAAGTGCATAAAGTGCAAATACTGCGGGTTGTTCTTCTCTCCGAACAAGTTCATCTTTCACTCGCACCAGATCGGGCCACAGGACAAGCACGTGGAGCCGAACGCGGCGAACTTCAATTCCTGGCGTCGTCACATGAAACTGTCCGGGAATCCGCCGGACGACGTGGTCCACGCCTGGGAGGACGTTAAAGCGATGTTCAACGGCGGGACTAGAAAACGATTACTTAATAATCCATCTTCAAGAGAATCGCCGAGCCCGGCCAAACGGCCGAGATCGTCCCCCACCGCACAGATATCCGCCCTTGTCCCGTCGCCCACGCATTCACGTGTGCCGCCATTTCCGGAATTGCCTCTGCCCCTCTCGAGGAGTCTCGTCATGGACTACGTGTGGCATCAGCATCAGCAGGCAGCCGCCGTCGCTGCAGCCAAAACTCCTGGTTTCCCGTTTCCGCCCTACGCTCTACCGTGGTTGGCCAAGAACAGTCCTGTATTGTTTCCTG GACCTTTACCACCACCCATAAGCGGTTCAAGCCCTACGGAACCACTGATACCAACGGTGAATCCATCGGTTCATCAGTCTGCCTTTCGTCCTGTCATCCGTGGACCACCGATTGTCGAACCAGTGGCACGGGAACAACCACCGGACACCTCGGTGACAAACAACGAGGACAACTCTGACGACGAGGTGGACATCGAGACGACGGAAGACGATCCGGTAACACCTCTCAACATCACTGTTCAGAATCTTCATTCGGTTTCGAAATCGGTCAGCAACGGTCACAATGGTCGCAATTCCCCACAGTGCTGGAGCCCTCCTCGAGAAACG GAAAGAGAAGCTGAAAAAATAGCAGAGGAAGCGACAGCTGTTCGCGACGTCAAACCGAAACTTCAACCTCCGAGAAGTCCTGACAATTGGCAAGGAAACACTTTCTATCGGCATCTGGATGTGATAAACG GAAACGAGCCGACGGAGAGAACGGGCTCGGATTGTTCGGCTTGTCGTCCACGAGGAATATTTTACGGGCAGATTCATAGTCCGTCTGCGTCCGCTAATTAA
- the Fuss gene encoding SKI family transcriptional corepressor fussel isoform X2, translating into MDGASCALETWSPRMDVPAVLSMPPITAPQKSAQSPQPQSHSKSSQVGTVSIYGIRIVSLVIEGQERLCLAQISNTLLKQFSYNEIHNRRVALGINCVQCTPVQLEILRRAGAMPASSRRCGMITRREAERLCKSFLCDNAPPRLSFVQRLPEDFAFPVHHECSWGCRGAFLPSRYNSSRAKCIKCKYCGLFFSPNKFIFHSHQIGPQDKHVEPNAANFNSWRRHMKLSGNPPDDVVHAWEDVKAMFNGGTRKRLLNNPSSRESPSPAKRPRSSPTAQISALVPSPTHSRVPPFPELPLPLSRSLVMDYVWHQHQQAAAVAAAKTPGFPFPPYALPWLAKNSPVLFPGPLPPPISGSSPTEPLIPTVNPSVHQSAFRPVIRGPPIVEPVAREQPPDTSVTNNEDNSDDEVDIETTEDDPVTPLNITVQNLHSVSKSVSNGHNGRNSPQCWSPPRETEREAEKIAEEATAVRDVKPKLQPPRSPDNWQGNTFYRHLDVINGNEPTERTGSDCSACRPRGIFYGQIHSPSASAN; encoded by the exons GATGGACGTGCCAGCGGTATTATCGATGCCGCCGATAACCGCGCCCCAAAAATCAGCACAATCGCCACAGCCACAGTCGCATTCGAAATCCAGTCAG GTGGGCACGGTCTCTATCTACGGGATTCGCATCGTGTCCCTCGTGATCGAGGGCCAGGAGCGGCTATGTTTGGCGCAGATCAGCAACACGTTGCTGAAACAGTTCAGTTACAACGAGATTCACAATCGGCGAGTGGCGTTGGGCATCAACTGCGTGCAATGCACACCGGTCCAGTTAGAGATACTCCGTCGCGCCGGTGCCATGCCCGCTTCCTCAAGAAGATGCGGCATGATTACGCGAAGGGAAGCCGAGCGTCTCTGCAAATCGTTCCTCTGCGACAATGCGCCACCCAG GTTGTCGTTTGTTCAAAGATTGCCGGAGGATTTCGCGTTCCCGGTCCACCACGAGTGCTCATGGGGTTGCCGCGGAGCGTTTCTCCCGTCTCGTTACAACAGCTCGCGGGCCAAGTGCATAAAGTGCAAATACTGCGGGTTGTTCTTCTCTCCGAACAAGTTCATCTTTCACTCGCACCAGATCGGGCCACAGGACAAGCACGTGGAGCCGAACGCGGCGAACTTCAATTCCTGGCGTCGTCACATGAAACTGTCCGGGAATCCGCCGGACGACGTGGTCCACGCCTGGGAGGACGTTAAAGCGATGTTCAACGGCGGGACTAGAAAACGATTACTTAATAATCCATCTTCAAGAGAATCGCCGAGCCCGGCCAAACGGCCGAGATCGTCCCCCACCGCACAGATATCCGCCCTTGTCCCGTCGCCCACGCATTCACGTGTGCCGCCATTTCCGGAATTGCCTCTGCCCCTCTCGAGGAGTCTCGTCATGGACTACGTGTGGCATCAGCATCAGCAGGCAGCCGCCGTCGCTGCAGCCAAAACTCCTGGTTTCCCGTTTCCGCCCTACGCTCTACCGTGGTTGGCCAAGAACAGTCCTGTATTGTTTCCTG GACCTTTACCACCACCCATAAGCGGTTCAAGCCCTACGGAACCACTGATACCAACGGTGAATCCATCGGTTCATCAGTCTGCCTTTCGTCCTGTCATCCGTGGACCACCGATTGTCGAACCAGTGGCACGGGAACAACCACCGGACACCTCGGTGACAAACAACGAGGACAACTCTGACGACGAGGTGGACATCGAGACGACGGAAGACGATCCGGTAACACCTCTCAACATCACTGTTCAGAATCTTCATTCGGTTTCGAAATCGGTCAGCAACGGTCACAATGGTCGCAATTCCCCACAGTGCTGGAGCCCTCCTCGAGAAACG GAAAGAGAAGCTGAAAAAATAGCAGAGGAAGCGACAGCTGTTCGCGACGTCAAACCGAAACTTCAACCTCCGAGAAGTCCTGACAATTGGCAAGGAAACACTTTCTATCGGCATCTGGATGTGATAAACG GAAACGAGCCGACGGAGAGAACGGGCTCGGATTGTTCGGCTTGTCGTCCACGAGGAATATTTTACGGGCAGATTCATAGTCCGTCTGCGTCCGCTAATTAA
- the Fuss gene encoding SKI family transcriptional corepressor fussel isoform X5: MDVPAVLSMPPITAPQKSAQSPQPQSHSKSSQVGTVSIYGIRIVSLVIEGQERLCLAQISNTLLKQFSYNEIHNRRVALGINCVQCTPVQLEILRRAGAMPASSRRCGMITRREAERLCKSFLCDNAPPRLSFVQRLPEDFAFPVHHECSWGCRGAFLPSRYNSSRAKCIKCKYCGLFFSPNKFIFHSHQIGPQDKHVEPNAANFNSWRRHMKLSGNPPDDVVHAWEDVKAMFNGGTRKRLLNNPSSRESPSPAKRPRSSPTAQISALVPSPTHSRVPPFPELPLPLSRSLVMDYVWHQHQQAAAVAAAKTPGFPFPPYALPWLAKNSPVLFPGPLPPPISGSSPTEPLIPTVNPSVHQSAFRPVIRGPPIVEPVAREQPPDTSVTNNEDNSDDEVDIETTEDDPVTPLNITVQNLHSVSKSVSNGHNGRNSPQCWSPPRETEREAEKIAEEATAVRDVKPKLQPPRSPDNWQGNTFYRHLDVINGNEPTERTGSDCSACRPRGIFYGQIHSPSASAN, from the exons ATGGACGTGCCAGCGGTATTATCGATGCCGCCGATAACCGCGCCCCAAAAATCAGCACAATCGCCACAGCCACAGTCGCATTCGAAATCCAGTCAG GTGGGCACGGTCTCTATCTACGGGATTCGCATCGTGTCCCTCGTGATCGAGGGCCAGGAGCGGCTATGTTTGGCGCAGATCAGCAACACGTTGCTGAAACAGTTCAGTTACAACGAGATTCACAATCGGCGAGTGGCGTTGGGCATCAACTGCGTGCAATGCACACCGGTCCAGTTAGAGATACTCCGTCGCGCCGGTGCCATGCCCGCTTCCTCAAGAAGATGCGGCATGATTACGCGAAGGGAAGCCGAGCGTCTCTGCAAATCGTTCCTCTGCGACAATGCGCCACCCAG GTTGTCGTTTGTTCAAAGATTGCCGGAGGATTTCGCGTTCCCGGTCCACCACGAGTGCTCATGGGGTTGCCGCGGAGCGTTTCTCCCGTCTCGTTACAACAGCTCGCGGGCCAAGTGCATAAAGTGCAAATACTGCGGGTTGTTCTTCTCTCCGAACAAGTTCATCTTTCACTCGCACCAGATCGGGCCACAGGACAAGCACGTGGAGCCGAACGCGGCGAACTTCAATTCCTGGCGTCGTCACATGAAACTGTCCGGGAATCCGCCGGACGACGTGGTCCACGCCTGGGAGGACGTTAAAGCGATGTTCAACGGCGGGACTAGAAAACGATTACTTAATAATCCATCTTCAAGAGAATCGCCGAGCCCGGCCAAACGGCCGAGATCGTCCCCCACCGCACAGATATCCGCCCTTGTCCCGTCGCCCACGCATTCACGTGTGCCGCCATTTCCGGAATTGCCTCTGCCCCTCTCGAGGAGTCTCGTCATGGACTACGTGTGGCATCAGCATCAGCAGGCAGCCGCCGTCGCTGCAGCCAAAACTCCTGGTTTCCCGTTTCCGCCCTACGCTCTACCGTGGTTGGCCAAGAACAGTCCTGTATTGTTTCCTG GACCTTTACCACCACCCATAAGCGGTTCAAGCCCTACGGAACCACTGATACCAACGGTGAATCCATCGGTTCATCAGTCTGCCTTTCGTCCTGTCATCCGTGGACCACCGATTGTCGAACCAGTGGCACGGGAACAACCACCGGACACCTCGGTGACAAACAACGAGGACAACTCTGACGACGAGGTGGACATCGAGACGACGGAAGACGATCCGGTAACACCTCTCAACATCACTGTTCAGAATCTTCATTCGGTTTCGAAATCGGTCAGCAACGGTCACAATGGTCGCAATTCCCCACAGTGCTGGAGCCCTCCTCGAGAAACG GAAAGAGAAGCTGAAAAAATAGCAGAGGAAGCGACAGCTGTTCGCGACGTCAAACCGAAACTTCAACCTCCGAGAAGTCCTGACAATTGGCAAGGAAACACTTTCTATCGGCATCTGGATGTGATAAACG GAAACGAGCCGACGGAGAGAACGGGCTCGGATTGTTCGGCTTGTCGTCCACGAGGAATATTTTACGGGCAGATTCATAGTCCGTCTGCGTCCGCTAATTAA
- the Fuss gene encoding SKI family transcriptional corepressor fussel isoform X3 yields the protein MDGASCALETWSPRMDVPAVLSMPPITAPQKSAQSPQPQSHSKSSQELQVGTVSIYGIRIVSLVIEGQERLCLAQISNTLLKQFSYNEIHNRRVALGINCVQCTPVQLEILRRAGAMPASSRRCGMITRREAERLCKSFLCDNAPPRLPEDFAFPVHHECSWGCRGAFLPSRYNSSRAKCIKCKYCGLFFSPNKFIFHSHQIGPQDKHVEPNAANFNSWRRHMKLSGNPPDDVVHAWEDVKAMFNGGTRKRLLNNPSSRESPSPAKRPRSSPTAQISALVPSPTHSRVPPFPELPLPLSRSLVMDYVWHQHQQAAAVAAAKTPGFPFPPYALPWLAKNSPVLFPGPLPPPISGSSPTEPLIPTVNPSVHQSAFRPVIRGPPIVEPVAREQPPDTSVTNNEDNSDDEVDIETTEDDPVTPLNITVQNLHSVSKSVSNGHNGRNSPQCWSPPRETEREAEKIAEEATAVRDVKPKLQPPRSPDNWQGNTFYRHLDVINGNEPTERTGSDCSACRPRGIFYGQIHSPSASAN from the exons GATGGACGTGCCAGCGGTATTATCGATGCCGCCGATAACCGCGCCCCAAAAATCAGCACAATCGCCACAGCCACAGTCGCATTCGAAATCCAGTCAG GAGTTACAGGTGGGCACGGTCTCTATCTACGGGATTCGCATCGTGTCCCTCGTGATCGAGGGCCAGGAGCGGCTATGTTTGGCGCAGATCAGCAACACGTTGCTGAAACAGTTCAGTTACAACGAGATTCACAATCGGCGAGTGGCGTTGGGCATCAACTGCGTGCAATGCACACCGGTCCAGTTAGAGATACTCCGTCGCGCCGGTGCCATGCCCGCTTCCTCAAGAAGATGCGGCATGATTACGCGAAGGGAAGCCGAGCGTCTCTGCAAATCGTTCCTCTGCGACAATGCGCCACCCAG ATTGCCGGAGGATTTCGCGTTCCCGGTCCACCACGAGTGCTCATGGGGTTGCCGCGGAGCGTTTCTCCCGTCTCGTTACAACAGCTCGCGGGCCAAGTGCATAAAGTGCAAATACTGCGGGTTGTTCTTCTCTCCGAACAAGTTCATCTTTCACTCGCACCAGATCGGGCCACAGGACAAGCACGTGGAGCCGAACGCGGCGAACTTCAATTCCTGGCGTCGTCACATGAAACTGTCCGGGAATCCGCCGGACGACGTGGTCCACGCCTGGGAGGACGTTAAAGCGATGTTCAACGGCGGGACTAGAAAACGATTACTTAATAATCCATCTTCAAGAGAATCGCCGAGCCCGGCCAAACGGCCGAGATCGTCCCCCACCGCACAGATATCCGCCCTTGTCCCGTCGCCCACGCATTCACGTGTGCCGCCATTTCCGGAATTGCCTCTGCCCCTCTCGAGGAGTCTCGTCATGGACTACGTGTGGCATCAGCATCAGCAGGCAGCCGCCGTCGCTGCAGCCAAAACTCCTGGTTTCCCGTTTCCGCCCTACGCTCTACCGTGGTTGGCCAAGAACAGTCCTGTATTGTTTCCTG GACCTTTACCACCACCCATAAGCGGTTCAAGCCCTACGGAACCACTGATACCAACGGTGAATCCATCGGTTCATCAGTCTGCCTTTCGTCCTGTCATCCGTGGACCACCGATTGTCGAACCAGTGGCACGGGAACAACCACCGGACACCTCGGTGACAAACAACGAGGACAACTCTGACGACGAGGTGGACATCGAGACGACGGAAGACGATCCGGTAACACCTCTCAACATCACTGTTCAGAATCTTCATTCGGTTTCGAAATCGGTCAGCAACGGTCACAATGGTCGCAATTCCCCACAGTGCTGGAGCCCTCCTCGAGAAACG GAAAGAGAAGCTGAAAAAATAGCAGAGGAAGCGACAGCTGTTCGCGACGTCAAACCGAAACTTCAACCTCCGAGAAGTCCTGACAATTGGCAAGGAAACACTTTCTATCGGCATCTGGATGTGATAAACG GAAACGAGCCGACGGAGAGAACGGGCTCGGATTGTTCGGCTTGTCGTCCACGAGGAATATTTTACGGGCAGATTCATAGTCCGTCTGCGTCCGCTAATTAA